The stretch of DNA TAATGCATCTATTATTAGGAGCTTTTTTGGAGGCGTTGATTATACCTCGGGAAGAGATTCTGATAGGTTTTTGGAAGACGCCTCGTATTTAAGGCTAAAAAATATTAAACTATCTTATAGTTTACCAAAATCAATATTAGATAAAACATTTTTTAGAGATTTTTCCATATATGTACAAGGAAGCAACCTATTAACATTTACAAACTATTCAGGACTAGATCCAGAAGTAAGTGCCTTTGGTTCTTCCGCGTTAATAAGTGGGTATGATGAATTAACCATGCCTCAAGCAAAATCGTATAGTATTGGTATAAATGTTGGATTTTAAAATATATAACAGATGAAAAATATACATATAAAAATAACCTCTTGTATTTGCCTTGTATTCGCCTTGGTATCATGCGATAGTCAGTTAGATTTAGCCCCTACAGACGTGATCGTTGAAAGAGAAGTATTTGCAACGGCTCAAAATGCAGAACAAGCATTATCAGACGGTTATTATAAGCTATTTGAAGCTTCGGTGGGGATGACTCACTTAATACCGGATTTTTCGTTACCCTATGTTGGTGTACCAGATATCGCATTTTATTCAGATTTTTATGGTGGAAACTTAATAGCGACGAATTCACAGGTTGAAACCATTTGGACAGAATATTATGAAGCTATTAATGTAGCCAATGTGTTTATACAGCAAATACCTCTTTTTGGCCAGTATGATGAAGCTACAGAGTTGCAACACATAGGAGAGGCTAAATTTTTAAGAGCCTACTCTTACTGGGCATTATTGTCTTTTTATGGAGACAAGGCGCTTATTGGAAACCCAGAAGGCTTGTGTGTGCCACTTCAATTAGCACCTTTTAATGGTGCTAAATTAGAACCTCAGGATATAAAGCCTAGAAACACTAATGACGAAGTATATACTCAAATTATTAAGGATCTAACAGAAGCTATTGAAGATTTGTCAGAGTCTCATGGTGATAATGTAAAAACCCGCGTTCGTGCAACTAAAACCACAGCTTATGCTTTATTATCCAGAGTACAACTTTATAAAAAGGATTATCAGGCTTGCGCAGATGCTTCAGCTGAAGTGTTAGCAAATACTAATTATAAGTTAGAACTAGGTAGTTTACGCAACTTATTCCCACTAAATGAAGATGGTACAGTTTCTAATTTTAATGACGAGGTCATTTTTGGATTTCCTGTGAGTTCAAATGGGGGCAATTTTCAATTCGGTATTCATAATCTATTTTATTATAACAGAGGTCTTTATGCAGATTCAGATTTTATTAATACTATGGATCCTGCGGACAAAAGAAGGACAGAATTGCTTTTTGATGGGAATCCACTAAATACAACAACTAATGTTGGTGAAAAAACAACGTTTAAATATAATAACCCAGATTCAAGAGATGATATTATTGTGCTACGTTTAGCTGAAATCTTGTTGAACAGAGCAGAAGCTTTGGCACAGTTAAATGACGTAAATTCAGAAAGTGTTTCTCTTCTAAACCAAATAAGAGAACGTAGTGGAATAACACCTGTTCTAGAAAGTGATTTTGCATCAAAAGAAGAACTATTAACGGCATTATACGATGAAAGGCATATAGAAACCGCTTTTGAAGGCCGTAGTCGTTTTGATTTTATGAGGACCAATAGGCCTTTAAGAAATCCTGTACTTACAGATGAACAAAAAACATTTCCAATTCCCCAAAGAGAAATTGATATATCTGGCGGGGTATTAGTTCAAAATCCTGGTTACAATTAACAGAAATAAATTTTTAAAGAACCATAGTTCAACAGTTATAACTAAAAGAATTGGTACTTAAATTATGAGTATCGTAAAAGAACAAATGAAAATAATATCAAAAACAATAATTCTAGTTTTTACTCTAATTTTAAGTACCTCTTTGAATGCACAAGAGCATCATATAAATTTTTTAAAATCAGCAAAATGGAAAAAGGTTTTAAAACAATCCCAAAAGGAAAACAAACCTATTTTTGTTGATGCCTATACAACTTGGTGCGGGCCTTGTAAAGTTATGGATAGAGAAGTATTTACGGATAAAGAAGTCGCTACTTTTTTCAATGAAAATTTCATTAGTGTAAAGATGGATATGGAAAAAGGAGAAGGCATTCAATTAAAGCTGGATTGGGATATTAAAGCGTATCCAACACTACTGTATTTTAATACAAAAGGAAAAATAATTCATCGGGTAGTAGGTGCTTACGGTGCTGCTGAATTTTTAAACTATTCAAAAATGGCAGTAGACGAAAGCAAGATGGCCATAAACTTGCAAAAACGATTTGATGCGGGTGAACGAAGTGGTGTTTTTATGTACGATTATTTAGTGTCTTTAAGATTAGGATATCATCAAGAATTAGAAGCAAAAGTTGCCAATAATTATTTAAGTGCGCTATCAAATGAAGACCTTTTAAAAAAAGAGAACTGGAATATTATTAAAAACTTCATGAAAGACCCTTCAACAAAAGCTTTTCAATATTTAGTTAATAACATAGAAAAAGTAGCCAAAATAAATGGCGCTGAAGAAGTGAATACTAAATTATATAAAACTATAGATAAACAAATCCAAACATGGTCTTATTGGTACGGAGATAAAACATTTGAGACAGAAAAAGAGGAAAATTTACTTAAGTTTTTACAAAAGTCTAACTATGATAAAGCACCATTTTTACTTGGTAAACTATTAGCTAATAAGTATAAGAGGCTAGAAGATAGCGTGCAATATCTTGAAACATTAGATTATATTGTAAAATTTAATTTAGCTCAAAACTCTAGTACCATTGTTCATTATGCAAATACTATTATAAATAACCATGAAAGTGAAAGTGCATGGGCTAAAGCTTTAATATGGTTAAACATCGCTGAAGGCAAAGAAACTAAAATAGAACATAAGGCCGCAATTTTAACAGCAAAAAGTAATGTATTAGCAAAACTAGGAAATAAGTCTGAAGCTGAATTAGCTATATTGGCTGCTAAAAAAGCAGATAAGAAAGCTGAAGCTGCTGGTACTAAAATACATTCTATACCTGCATTTAAAATGACCGGTGGAGGTGATCCCCAAAAAAAAGACTAATTAAAAATTGATAAATTATAAGGCTTCCTGAAAAGCAAATTTCAAGCATTTTCAGGAAGTTTTTAAAAACTATTAAGTATATTTTATAGTAACAAGATGAAACATATTTATATTCTATTTGCTATCCTTTTAACATATAGTGTAGGGCATTCTCAAATGGCAGCGGCCAAAGAAATTCCTCCAAATGTTAGTCATCGCATTAAAATAAAGGCACCCGTAAATGCTGTTTGGGAGTATTTATTAAAGTTTGAAAATCTATCAGAATTTGGCTCGGAAATAGTATCTAAAAGTACAACGAAAGGAATTGGATTAGGTTCTTTACGTGATGTGGTTTTTAAAGATGGTACACAGCGTTCTGAAGAAGTGGAAGTTATAGCACCTAGATTTAAAAAAATAGGTTTTAAAGTTTTAACTTCAGACAAAATATTTTCAAGGTATTTTTACGTTTTTGAGATTAATAGAGCCAATGATTTTGAATGCTTTGTTACTTTGAAATCATATTATGGCCTTAATAGTGAAAAAGAAAGTAATCAAGTTAAAAGAAAGGTTAAAAAAGAACTCGAAACCTTACTTAAAGGTTTGAAACTATATTTTGAAAATTAAATTTTAACATACAAATCAAATATTAACAATACTTTAATAGTTATATTTAAGCTCATTATAAGATAATAAAATATAAAAATATATTTTTGTGGCCACAGGCATGATATGAAAACAGTTGTAGAAAACATACAAGATCAAATAAAAGCAAAGGATACAGCTGATATTGTGCCAGCTCATAAAATTCTGGATATTGCAACAAAAATTGAAAGTAGTGAAGGCGCTATCATCCCTAAAGAAGCCATTGCTTGGATAGAATTACAGCCTTCAATTAAAATTGAAACGAAAGACAATACTCCTGTACTATCATATGTATTATATGGCATCTTTACACTTGCCGTTGTAGTGGCTATTAAAATCATTTTTAATAAACTTAAATCACGTTCTGCATAATTTTCCTTCCATTTACGCTTGCAACATAACAAATCGCTTCTTTTTACAGTTTTATTCGGTTCTTTATATAAAGACATAACATGTTGTATACAAGCTTCCATCTAAGAATTTCATATTAGAAAATGATAGGATAAATCCTATATAAAATAATTACATACTTTTGCCATAGATAATTCTATCCATGCAAAGTAATTCAAAAACAAATGATGATATACTAATCGATCGTCTAAAAAAAGGAGATAAAAAAGCGCTTACGGAGCTCTATAACACCTATTGGAAACCTTTGTTTATCTCATCTTATAATTTATTAAAAGATAATGAATTATGTGAAGAAATTATCCAGGATGTTTTTATCGATTTATGGAATAGTCGAGAGAAAATTCAAATCAAAATTTCTATAAACAGTTATTTATATGCCTGTACACGGTATAAAGTTTTTTCACAGTTTAGAAAAAACAAAATTATTAGAGTAGAACTTTTCGAAGATTTAAATAAACGATTTCAATATGCAACGCCAGAAACAAAGCTCATGCATCAAGAATTAGTTGAGCAAATTGATGCCATAGTAGAAACATTACCCCAAAGATGCAAGCAAGTATATAAGTTAAGTAGAGGTGAACAATTAAGCCATAAAGAAATAGCTGAACAACTTAATATTTCAACAAAGACGGTTGAAAATCACATTACAAATGCTCTTAAAATCTTAAAGATGTCATTAGGTCACTCGTTTAGCATTGAAATCTTGTATCTTATAAGTCAAAACCTAAATTGAGTCCAGAATATAGCTTTGATAGGCTATAGTTTTTCTTCTTAAAGCACTTCAGTTTTAAACTTTTTATAGTACCATTTTCCATTTGAAATTACTGGAATAAAACACGCCTTTTTCCTTTATACAAATTATAAAATTAAAATTTTCCTGATTTTATTTAGGGGATACCCGATTTTATAGACACTATAGATATATAACCCAAAACTAGAAATTAAAAATCAATGAATACGAATGATGTAAATAATCAAGATTTTCAAGAGTTAATTGAAAAATATCTAAATGGTGAAACCACTCTTGAACAGGTAAAACAACTTGTAAATTATTATGAAAGTTTTCAACAAAATCATGAATGGGTTGAAACGTTAGGTCCTGAAAGTACCATTAAAAATAGAATGCTTATCAATATTCTTGAAGTGCTTCAAGACGAAGATACTGAAACTGTTAAAGTTATTCCTTTTTATAAAAAAGCACTATTCAAATACGGCGTTGCGGCTTCTATAGTCCTACTAATTTCTTTAGCTTTTATTTTTAACAAAGGTCATTCAGAAATTGTTGAGCCCATAATTGTAAACAATAATATTAAAGTTGGTACAGATAAAGCAACACTTACTCTAGGAGATGGTACAGAAGTAGCTTTAGAAAAAGGTCAAACTTATATCGCTGCTAACTTAAGTAGTAACGGAGAGGAATTGGTCTATAACGATTCAAAAAATATAAAGCCAGAAATAGTATATAATTATTTAACTATTCCCAGAGGAGGACAATATGCTGTTAAACTGTCTGATGGGACACAAGTATGGCTTAACTCTGAATCTAAACTTAAATACCCTGTAAACTTTATTAAAGGTGAAACTAGGGTCGTTGAACTTGTTTATGGTGAAGCCTATTTTGATGTGTCACCCAGTACCGATCACAACGGTGCAAAATTTAAAGTCCACGCATCATATCAAGAAATTGAAGTCTTGGGAACTGAATTTAATGTAAGCGCCTATAAAGATGAAACTACGATTTATACCACCCTAGTAGAAGGAAAAGTGGCTGTTACTAATGGGAATACTTATAGCATATTAAGCCCTGAACAACAATCGATAATTAAAAACGGTATAGCGGGGATCGAAATCGTAAAAGCCGATGTTTATTCGGTAACATCATGGCGGAAAGGAATTTTTAGTTTTGACAGAATGCCCTTTGAAAAGGTTATGAAGGTATTAACCAGATGGTATGATATTAATGTTGTCTTTGTTGATTCAAATCTTAAACAGGATCATTTTACAGGAATACTAAGAAAAAATCAAAGCATAGAAGAAATTTTAGAATCCATAACCACAAATAATATAGCCTATGAAATAAACAACAACACTGTAATTTTTAAATAAAAAAAGGGAACGAGGTTCAAATATCTCACTAAGCAAACCTCTATTTCCCCTAAACATTAATTAATAACTTATTAACTAATACAACAAATTTATGGAAATTAAATTAACCAATGTTCTTTCTTTTAAAAGAAAAAACGTGCTAAACATTATTATGAGAACATTTATATTCTTGTTTTGCTCAACTGTTTTTAGCTTTTCTTCTACCGGGGTATTCTCTCAGAACACAAAAATTGAGATAGATACTGATAAAACCATAACGATAGATGAGGTTTTTAGCATTATAAAACAACAGACAGATTTTAACTTTATCTATAAGTCTGATATATTTAAAGATTACCCAAAGATTGATGTAAAAAAGGGAATTATAAAAGCCAATAGATTGTTAGAGAAAAGTCTTTCTAAAGGAGATTTTAAATTTAATATCTCAAGTAAAAACACGATCATTATCAGACAAGCTTCAGATCTGCAAAGTATAAATGTTTCAGGACAAATTACAGACGCTAATAAGCTCCCTTTAGCCGGTATTACAGTTTATGTTTCTAACAGACAACCAGCAACTGGAAAAATATCCAGTGATTTTATAATTCGAGGTACGACCACCGATTTTGATGGTAAATTTTCGATTAAGGCAGATATAGGCTCTTATTTAGTGGCCTCAGGCCTTGGTTACGAAATGTCTTCACTAGAAATTGTTGCATCACAAACGGTTTATAATTTTGTCTTAAATGAAAAAACAGATGTTTTAGATGAAGTGATCATAGTATCTACAGGTTATCAAGAAATTTCAAGAGAAAGGTCAACTGGAGCATTTGTTGGTGTTACCAAAAAACAACTTGAAAAACCAGCTTCTAGTATTTCAGAACGTCTTGTTGGTCAAGTAGCAGGACTACAAAGTACTATAAATGCGGATGGAAGTATAGATTTCGAAATCAGAGGACAATCAAGTCTATTCGTTGGTGGACAACCATTAATTGTTTATGATGGTTTTCCAATTGAAGGTGGTTTTGAAACCATTAACCCGAATGATGTAGAGAGTATTACCGTGTTAAAAGATGCCGCCGCCGCTTCTATCTGGGGAGCCAGATCTGCTGGAGGCGTTATAGTTGTAACAAGTAAAAAGGCCAAACAGGGTAAAACTTCCGTTTCTGTTTCCTCTTTTATTAAAGCATCTCCAAAATTAGATATAGATTATACCACAGGTTGGGCATCTTCTAGAGAAGTACTAGACTATGAGCAACGAGGTTTCGATACGAATTTTTTTGGCAGTGTTTTTGGAGGTCCTCCAAGCGCTAGTGTATTTGCAGTTAGTAGACCATACTCTTTAGGAATAACTGCTATGAATGAAGCACGTTTGGGCAGAATAACTGATGCCGAAAGAGATGCCACACTTACTAGATTGGCCGACTCTAACAATAGAGGTCAAATAGAAGATTTTTTACTTGATGTGCCAATGACCAAACAATACAATGTGAGTGTTTCTGGCGGTACTGAAACAATGAAAAATAGATTAACATTACTTTTTGAAGACAACAACACCTTTTTTAAAGGCACTGAGTCAAAAAAATATCAAATAGATTTTGCTTCTAATGTAAAGCTAAATAAAAGACTTCGTTTTGACTTTGCAGGTATGCTACAAGGTACAGATGGTGACAATAATGGCACCAATCTTAATTTTATAAGGTCTTTAGCACCGTATGATATGCTAGTAAACCCTGATGGCAGTTTAGTTGATATGTCCTATTTAACATACTATAAGCCAAATCTAGATGCCTTTGTTCCAACTGAATTATTCCCAGATTCAGACTGGTCGTTTAATCCTATCAGAGATATCAATGAAAAAGATTTAAACACAAAGCAATTAAACTATCGTATTCAGGCGGGTTTAACACTTGAAATTTTGGAAGGTCTAAATCTGTCGTCTAAAATACAATATGAAACCTTTAAAGTTGAGACCGAAAACTATTTTAAAGAAGGTTCTTTTGATGTGCGCCGATTTGTGAATGAAACGTCGTCTTGGAATTTTTCACCAAGTGCACCAACACAAAACGTTCCTAGTGGAGGTGTTTTACAACAAAATGAATCAACGACTAATGCATATAATTTTAGGAATCAATTAAGTTTTAATCGTACCTTTTTAGATAAGCACACGGTAAGTCTTGTTGCGGGTTCAGAGATTACAGAACGAGTTACAAAGTTTACTCGGAATCCAGATGCTTTTGGTTATAATGGAGATAAGCTAACAACAGCAGAAATAGATGCACCAGATGGTGCCACACTATGGAATGGCTTTCCGTTTAGATTTGCCGGGTTTTTCTACCCTTTTCGAGCAACTAATAATGTGCATTCATTTAGCGAAAATACAAGACGTTTCTTTTCGTTATATGGTAATGCTGCTTACACTTTTGATAATAAATATACAGTATCTGGTAGTTATAGAACAGATGCCTCTAACATTATTGCAGATGATCCTTCATTAAGATATAATCCGTTCTGGTCTGTTGGTACTAGTTGGAATGCACATAATGAAAGCTTTTTACAAGGTACCTCTTGGTTAGATAGATTAAAAGTTAGAGCAACTTTAGGTTATAATGGAAATCTTGCTGGTTCAGATTCCTTTGAGCCATTAATCTCTTTATCTCAAACGCCTGATATATCTTCAGGAGAAATTGAAGCATCTATTTCTAGTTTTGGTAACCCTAATTTAAGATGGGAAAGAACGAGAACCTTAAACTTAGGTCTTGATTTTTCTATTTTAAATCGTAAACTTTATGGGTCTCTGGAACTTTATAATAGAAAAAGTAGTTCCCTTATTGTAACCCAGTCAATATCTGCTGTTAATGGTACAACAAATCAACGATTTAATAATGGTGAGATGGTTAATAAAGGTTTTGAAATTACTTTAGGAACCACGATACCAATAAAAGGGAATGATATTGTTTGGTCTGGTTCTGTAAACTTTGCTCATAACGATAATGAAATAACAAAGTTTTTTAAGTCTGATTATCAATCTTTTGACCTCGCTTGGGAAGTATTCTTTAACGATAATACTACGGCGTTTGTAGAGGGGTATGATGCTAATACCATGTGGTCATACCAATATGCAGGGCTTACAAATGTAGGTACAGATGCAAATCCTATTTTAAAGCCAAGTATTTTTATAGAAGATGGTGAACAAGCTACGTTACTAGGTTTTCCTCCAGGAGAAGCAACTAATTATTTTAAACCTCAAGGAACAACTAAAGCACCTACTATCGTTGGGATGAGAAATTCATTTAAAATTTACGACTTTGACTTTTCTTTTATTGTAACAGGTAAATTTGGTCATGTGTTTAGAAGACAAGGGTTTAATTATTCGGGTATTACAGGGGGTAACACATTTGTAAATACTAAATACAATGAGGTAGCCAATGGAGACCCTAATCAAATCATTCCAATTCCAGATTCTGAGGGGCGCTATTTCTTCTACGATCGCTTTTATAACAACATGGATTATTTAACTGCAGATGCCTCACATATTAGATTCCAGGAGATTAGCTTATCCTATGCATTACCCAAAAAAATAACGGATAAACTCGGTATAAATTCTCTAAATATTTATGCGCAGGCTAACAATATAGGTACCATTTTATTTAATGATTTTGGCGAAGACCCAGAGTATCCTATAGGGAATTTAAAGCTCCAAAAGTCATTTACTTTTGGAATGAATTTTAATTTTTAAAACAAAAAACTATGAAAATTTATAAGCTCATATTAGTACTTATACTAACCAATATATTTATTAGTTGTGATGATTTTTTAGAGGAGGCACCATCAAAAACAACTGCAATTGTACCAGAAACAATAGAAGATCTAGAAGCTTTGTTTAATGATTACGGTAGATTTGGAGGAGAAGGAGCTGCAGAAGTTGTTTATACAACAGACGATTTTGCTTTAATTCCGGAATTAATAGACGGATTACCTTCTGCAATAAGTATTAAAGATGCACAGCATGGCACATGGGACATTGATTTTATCTCTACGGATGATCGTCCGTATTGGCCTGAAGAATGGAGAAAAGTCTTTACTGCAAATTTGGTGCTATTACAATTGCCAAATGTAAGTGGTGATGAGAATCAAAAGAAACAATTGGAAGCCGAAGCACATTTTATACGGGCTTACAGTTATTTTCAACTCGCTAATGTTTATTGCCTTCCTTTTTCAGATGCCAATAAAGGGGAGCTAGGATTACCTATAAAAATAAGTACCAGTTTTGAGGAGTCTGTTGCCAGAACCAACCTTGATGAGACTTGGGCATTCATTGAAGCCGATTTAATGAAAGCTTTAGAGCTAAATCGTGAGTTAAGTACTGTAAATGGTTTTGATAGAATATGGCGAGCAAATACAGCAGCTGTTAATGGCTTTGCGGCACGTTTTTATTTAGCAAAAAACGATTATGCAAGTGCGCAAAATTATGCACAAAAAGCATTAGATGAGCATAGCACCCTAAGAAATTATAATACAGATATGAGTTTCTCTACAATACCTACTGAGGCAACTGTGATTATTGGAGGGGTACCTCAAAATGTGGCTATAGATTATCCGTATACTCATGATTTACAAACCATACCTGATGATAAATTTGGATGGGGAGAATCTTACTATTATCGATTCTTAGAAAATGGAGGCTGGAATTATTATCCTTCTCCGGAATTATTGAGTATTTATGATCAAACGTATGACTTGAGGTATAAATTTCATATTGTTGAAGATTATACATATGATAGAGGCGCTACAGATCCTGCTTATAGTTACCCGGGTTACATATTTTTCTTTAAATCGGATATTTTAAGTGGCCCATCAGTACCAGAAATGCTTTTAACAAAAGCGGAATGTCAAATACGTCAGGGAGACTTTAGCGGAGGTATAGCTACAGCTAATATACTTAGGGCAGCCAGAATGGATGTTGCTGCTCCTGCTAACTTAAGAGATTTAAACGCCGGTTCTCAAGCAGAAGCGCTTACTAAAGTATTGGAAGAACGACGTAGAGAAATGCCATTTGTACATAGGTGGTTTGATATAAGGCGTTTTAACAACAATAGTGATGCTTCAGACGATATTGTTATTACCAGAACATTTTATCCTTACAATGTTAGTACAATACTCACTAGTGAAACGCCTATTAATTATACGTTGGATAAAAATTCCAGACGTTTTGCAAGGCCTCTTCCTGTTACTGATATTATAGCATCTGAAGGTGTTTTACAACAGAATGAATATTAATTTTTCTTATAAGTTTTTAAAACTTATACAAGAATTATTGTTATTAATAGCTAATCTAACCTCTAATTTTGAGATTGGGTTGGCTATTAACTTCAAACTCAAACTAGTTTACTGCTACATGTTGTGTATCCTAAACAAAAATCAACATGTTAGCCTTAACTTGAAATGAGAGGTTAAAGATTTTGAATTTCATTTATGTATTAAAAACATAAGTAAAGAATACATCGAATAAATATCAATTGGATGGTATAAATAATGAAGTTTTAATAATACAACTTAATAAAATAACACTAATGAAAAGAATAAGTTTACAAGTAATAATAAATAATTCAACTGGAATTATAATATTGATGTTAATGATTTTTTTAGCAAGTTTCGGTGTTTTTGCTCAAACTGAAACAGCTAAACTTCTTGAAACCATAGAAACGTACCCCGATAGTCTACCACTACATCAACAATATATTAAAGAATCAGGTTTATCGGAGGAAGCCTTAGAAGATCAATATAATATTTGGTTAAAAAAATTCTCAAAAAGCGCTACTGTACCTTTTGCCTTAGGAGAAGCCTATTATAGAAAAGAACTTCCTGCCGCGAAACTTTTATTATTAAAAGCTCTTGAACGTGACCCCGCTTTAGACAAAGCCTATTTTTATTTATGGATCGATGGTGAACGTTGGGGTGATTTTGAAAAAAGTCGTGAATACCTATTAAGAGCCAAAGAAATAGCACCGGATAATCCGAATTATGCATTTTACTATGCTGGAACTTTTAGCAATACCAATCCAAAAAAATACCGTGAATTAAGTCTGGAAGTAGCCCATAAATTTCCAAAAAGTGAACGAGGTGCGCAGTCTTTGTATTGGCTAGCAGAACGTTCGTCAGACAAAGTCGAAAAAAAAGAATATTACGAGCTTTTAAAAAATAATTTCCCGCCTGAAACTTATTCATGGTCTTCATCCGGAATGTATAGTTATTTTGATTTGTTGTTAGAAGAATCTTCAAAAGAAGCAGTCTTACTTGCTCAAAATATGGTTGACATTTCAACGAGCGAAAGAGACCTGAAAACATGGAAAGCACAAATGATAGTAGCTAAAAATGTAAATAAGGCTAAAGATTATATGGCTCAAGATAATTCAAAAGAAGCCATGGCTCTTTTAGAAAACACAACGCCATTAAGGTGGTCTAACGCCAAAGATTTGATCTTACTTTTAAAAGCAAAAGCCATGGACAAATCAGGAAAAACCAAATTAGCTTATGATGCGCTTAAAATGTCTTATGCTAAATCTCCCGAAAAAAGGGTGAAAAAGGTGTTAAAAAAATATGGTTTAAAGCTTAACAAAAGTTTAAAAGATATAGAAAATGATATTTGGTTTGTTCGTGATACCATATCGGAACCAGCTACAGACTTTACCTTGAAAAATTATTTAACTCCAGGTAAAACCACACTTTCCGATCTTAAAGATAAAGTTATACTACTCACCTATTGGTTCCCTGGATGTGGTCCCTGTCGCGGTGAATTTCCTCATTTTCAAAGTGTGGTAGATAAATTTGAAGGTCA from Flavivirga spongiicola encodes:
- a CDS encoding RNA polymerase sigma factor yields the protein MQSNSKTNDDILIDRLKKGDKKALTELYNTYWKPLFISSYNLLKDNELCEEIIQDVFIDLWNSREKIQIKISINSYLYACTRYKVFSQFRKNKIIRVELFEDLNKRFQYATPETKLMHQELVEQIDAIVETLPQRCKQVYKLSRGEQLSHKEIAEQLNISTKTVENHITNALKILKMSLGHSFSIEILYLISQNLN
- a CDS encoding RagB/SusD family nutrient uptake outer membrane protein; translation: MKNIHIKITSCICLVFALVSCDSQLDLAPTDVIVEREVFATAQNAEQALSDGYYKLFEASVGMTHLIPDFSLPYVGVPDIAFYSDFYGGNLIATNSQVETIWTEYYEAINVANVFIQQIPLFGQYDEATELQHIGEAKFLRAYSYWALLSFYGDKALIGNPEGLCVPLQLAPFNGAKLEPQDIKPRNTNDEVYTQIIKDLTEAIEDLSESHGDNVKTRVRATKTTAYALLSRVQLYKKDYQACADASAEVLANTNYKLELGSLRNLFPLNEDGTVSNFNDEVIFGFPVSSNGGNFQFGIHNLFYYNRGLYADSDFINTMDPADKRRTELLFDGNPLNTTTNVGEKTTFKYNNPDSRDDIIVLRLAEILLNRAEALAQLNDVNSESVSLLNQIRERSGITPVLESDFASKEELLTALYDERHIETAFEGRSRFDFMRTNRPLRNPVLTDEQKTFPIPQREIDISGGVLVQNPGYN
- a CDS encoding FecR family protein, producing MNTNDVNNQDFQELIEKYLNGETTLEQVKQLVNYYESFQQNHEWVETLGPESTIKNRMLINILEVLQDEDTETVKVIPFYKKALFKYGVAASIVLLISLAFIFNKGHSEIVEPIIVNNNIKVGTDKATLTLGDGTEVALEKGQTYIAANLSSNGEELVYNDSKNIKPEIVYNYLTIPRGGQYAVKLSDGTQVWLNSESKLKYPVNFIKGETRVVELVYGEAYFDVSPSTDHNGAKFKVHASYQEIEVLGTEFNVSAYKDETTIYTTLVEGKVAVTNGNTYSILSPEQQSIIKNGIAGIEIVKADVYSVTSWRKGIFSFDRMPFEKVMKVLTRWYDINVVFVDSNLKQDHFTGILRKNQSIEEILESITTNNIAYEINNNTVIFK
- a CDS encoding thioredoxin family protein, with product MSIVKEQMKIISKTIILVFTLILSTSLNAQEHHINFLKSAKWKKVLKQSQKENKPIFVDAYTTWCGPCKVMDREVFTDKEVATFFNENFISVKMDMEKGEGIQLKLDWDIKAYPTLLYFNTKGKIIHRVVGAYGAAEFLNYSKMAVDESKMAINLQKRFDAGERSGVFMYDYLVSLRLGYHQELEAKVANNYLSALSNEDLLKKENWNIIKNFMKDPSTKAFQYLVNNIEKVAKINGAEEVNTKLYKTIDKQIQTWSYWYGDKTFETEKEENLLKFLQKSNYDKAPFLLGKLLANKYKRLEDSVQYLETLDYIVKFNLAQNSSTIVHYANTIINNHESESAWAKALIWLNIAEGKETKIEHKAAILTAKSNVLAKLGNKSEAELAILAAKKADKKAEAAGTKIHSIPAFKMTGGGDPQKKD
- a CDS encoding SRPBCC family protein, with amino-acid sequence MKHIYILFAILLTYSVGHSQMAAAKEIPPNVSHRIKIKAPVNAVWEYLLKFENLSEFGSEIVSKSTTKGIGLGSLRDVVFKDGTQRSEEVEVIAPRFKKIGFKVLTSDKIFSRYFYVFEINRANDFECFVTLKSYYGLNSEKESNQVKRKVKKELETLLKGLKLYFEN